The following coding sequences lie in one Thalassoglobus polymorphus genomic window:
- the atpD gene encoding F0F1 ATP synthase subunit beta, producing the protein MNQLNKDTNLNSGTVVSVRGSVVDAEFKESLPPVHHELHTGDDGEIVIEVLTQLDNQTVRGIALTPARGLARGAKIEDTGHPLRVPVGRELLGRMLNVFGEPVDQGERFSNCEWRSIHHESPELVDRPTHADIFLTGIKAIDVLAPLERGGKAGLFGGAGVGKTVLITELINNVVGEHEGVSLFCGIGERCREAEELYREMKVAGVLENTAMLFGQMNEPPGARYRVGHAALTMAEYFRDDCRQDVLLLIDNIFRFVQAGTEVSGLMGELPSRVGYQPTLASDLAELEERICTTSNGSITSVQAVYVPADDFTDPSAVHTFAHLSTSIVLSRKRASEGLYPAIDPLQSGSKMLMPPIVGERHYRIAQDVRRTLAQYEDLKDIIAMLGLEELSSTDRKTVNRARRLERFLTQPFYTTGQFTGHEGRIVSLEDALRGCERILEDEFYDMPERALYMIGAVDEVQRKEVSP; encoded by the coding sequence GTGAACCAACTCAATAAAGACACAAATCTGAACTCTGGAACGGTCGTTTCAGTCCGAGGGAGTGTTGTTGATGCTGAATTCAAAGAATCGTTGCCTCCGGTTCATCATGAGTTGCATACGGGGGACGATGGCGAGATCGTCATCGAAGTATTGACGCAACTCGACAATCAGACCGTCCGTGGAATCGCATTGACTCCCGCAAGAGGTCTTGCACGCGGTGCGAAGATTGAGGACACAGGTCATCCACTTCGTGTTCCGGTTGGGCGTGAATTGCTCGGGAGAATGCTGAACGTTTTTGGTGAGCCTGTCGATCAAGGAGAGCGCTTTTCCAACTGCGAATGGAGATCGATTCATCACGAGTCACCAGAGCTCGTTGATCGTCCAACACATGCTGATATTTTTCTGACAGGTATCAAAGCGATTGACGTGTTGGCTCCACTTGAAAGGGGTGGAAAAGCGGGGCTGTTTGGAGGAGCTGGTGTTGGCAAAACGGTGTTAATCACGGAGCTCATTAATAACGTGGTGGGTGAGCACGAAGGTGTCAGTCTCTTCTGCGGTATTGGAGAACGCTGTCGAGAAGCTGAAGAATTATACCGGGAGATGAAAGTCGCGGGAGTCTTGGAAAACACGGCAATGCTTTTCGGCCAAATGAATGAACCGCCAGGAGCGCGTTATCGTGTCGGGCATGCAGCGTTGACGATGGCAGAATATTTCCGCGACGATTGCCGACAGGATGTCCTTCTACTGATTGACAATATTTTCCGATTTGTTCAAGCGGGGACCGAAGTCTCGGGCTTGATGGGCGAACTCCCTTCTCGTGTTGGTTACCAACCAACATTGGCGTCCGACTTGGCGGAATTGGAAGAACGGATTTGTACGACTTCCAATGGGTCAATCACTTCTGTTCAGGCGGTTTATGTTCCGGCTGACGATTTCACCGATCCATCTGCTGTGCATACGTTCGCTCATCTCTCAACGTCAATTGTGCTCTCCAGAAAGCGAGCCTCCGAAGGACTCTACCCTGCGATTGATCCTTTGCAATCCGGCTCAAAAATGTTGATGCCTCCCATCGTGGGGGAGCGACATTATCGTATTGCTCAAGACGTTCGTCGAACGCTTGCGCAATACGAAGACCTCAAAGACATCATCGCCATGCTTGGTTTAGAGGAACTTTCGAGTACAGACAGGAAAACCGTCAATCGGGCTCGGCGGCTGGAACGCTTCCTGACTCAACCGTTCTACACGACTGGTCAATTTACTGGTCACGAAGGGCGCATCGTCTCTTTAGAAGATGCGTTGAGGGGGTGCGAACGAATTTTGGAAGATGAATTCTATGACATGCCAGAACGAGCGTTATACATGATCGGTGCTGTGGATGAAGTTCAACGGAAGGAGGTCTCCCCATGA
- a CDS encoding SLOG cluster 4 domain-containing protein translates to MNDQKRGLQAVPGQRMSLKIGVMGSAATGQDTETLQTARLLGEEIARAGCVTITGACPGLPLAAAQGAHTVGGQVIGISPGLSLDEHLYKYHSPAEFHDVLIFTGSGLMGREVVNIRSSDIVVIVGGSSGTLGELAIAYDEGKLIGVLTGTGGITDVIPQILKACQKETGARLIYDNHPQKLIEQLLEVYRTEHYQHPSCFCMACETVETQGDLATVRDPVCGMWLDPKCAGTTKKINDVVIYFCCSACATEFEANPSRYSVT, encoded by the coding sequence ATGAACGATCAAAAAAGAGGACTCCAAGCTGTTCCTGGTCAACGCATGTCATTGAAAATTGGAGTGATGGGAAGTGCGGCCACTGGACAGGATACTGAAACGCTTCAAACCGCTCGACTGCTTGGCGAAGAGATTGCCCGGGCTGGCTGCGTCACGATTACTGGTGCCTGTCCAGGTCTTCCTCTTGCCGCTGCACAAGGAGCACATACGGTTGGAGGGCAGGTAATCGGCATTTCGCCAGGGCTGAGTCTCGACGAACATCTTTATAAATATCATTCTCCCGCAGAGTTTCACGACGTACTCATATTCACGGGTAGCGGGTTGATGGGGCGTGAAGTTGTCAATATTCGGTCTTCTGACATCGTGGTGATTGTAGGTGGGAGCAGCGGGACGTTAGGAGAATTGGCAATCGCCTATGATGAAGGAAAGCTTATTGGCGTTCTCACGGGGACCGGTGGAATTACCGATGTCATCCCACAGATCTTGAAGGCTTGTCAGAAAGAGACAGGAGCTCGGTTGATCTATGATAACCACCCTCAAAAATTGATCGAGCAATTGTTGGAAGTTTATCGTACCGAACACTATCAACACCCTTCTTGCTTTTGCATGGCATGCGAGACGGTGGAAACTCAGGGAGATCTTGCGACTGTTCGCGACCCTGTTTGCGGGATGTGGCTTGATCCGAAGTGCGCTGGGACAACAAAGAAGATCAATGACGTGGTCATCTATTTCTGCTGTTCAGCATGTGCAACAGAGTTTGAAGCCAATCCTTCCAGGTATAGCGTCACTTAA
- a CDS encoding response regulator codes for MNSQETTILYVDDDELSRTTVSRRLRRMGIRVLEANSAESAFSYLGTEDEIDLLLLEPAVNQLFGLELYRTLMSQGRFLATVICTAAVEEIPEEVLQASKLPADCYCRKPCSFNELLLCIQTALKQSPTATEGA; via the coding sequence ATGAACTCTCAAGAAACCACAATTCTCTACGTTGACGATGACGAACTGTCACGAACAACCGTTTCTCGTCGACTGAGAAGAATGGGGATTCGTGTTTTGGAAGCCAACTCTGCGGAGTCGGCATTTTCCTATCTCGGTACAGAGGATGAAATCGATCTCTTGCTACTTGAGCCAGCAGTGAACCAGCTCTTTGGTCTGGAGCTTTATCGCACGTTGATGAGTCAAGGGCGATTCCTCGCCACGGTGATTTGTACAGCCGCGGTCGAAGAGATTCCGGAAGAAGTTTTGCAAGCCTCAAAGCTTCCAGCCGATTGCTATTGCCGGAAACCATGTTCATTCAATGAACTGTTGCTCTGTATTCAAACGGCCTTGAAACAATCACCAACAGCAACTGAAGGGGCTTGA
- a CDS encoding anti-sigma factor family protein — protein MSEHEMTCKNTQSLLSHFFDHHLDEQQRETISEHLEHCSDCSRVLNDYKQLSVLNQAIESPQPPANLWAKIQQDLDGQPADPAPLILTTPRRQVARPWVVAVLLLMVFGISFVAIQSRSHDHQHTMVTIEFDEYLDSYAASPQQALKDLFSEYPQRTVSVETATKQVGYRPVVANSLPSGYTVESIQLLKMPCCECVKTICTSDSGDPFVVFEHDAEQAIWFGHREKRQCDCGGKPTTVMEFDQQIAATWRVGKRSVSVVGLKDVQEVEKLMPYLGRDPSAG, from the coding sequence ATGAGCGAGCATGAAATGACATGTAAAAATACACAAAGCTTGCTTTCGCATTTTTTCGATCATCATCTCGATGAACAACAGCGAGAGACCATCTCCGAACACTTGGAACATTGTTCAGATTGTTCACGGGTTCTGAATGACTATAAGCAACTCTCAGTTTTAAACCAGGCAATCGAGAGCCCTCAACCGCCAGCCAACCTTTGGGCGAAAATTCAACAAGACTTAGATGGTCAACCAGCAGATCCCGCTCCGCTGATCCTGACAACTCCTCGAAGACAGGTGGCACGACCATGGGTGGTCGCAGTACTGCTTCTAATGGTCTTCGGCATTTCATTTGTCGCAATTCAGAGCCGATCTCATGACCATCAACATACGATGGTCACGATCGAATTCGATGAATATCTAGATTCATACGCCGCGAGCCCGCAGCAGGCACTGAAGGACCTTTTTAGTGAATACCCTCAGCGAACGGTCAGTGTTGAGACTGCAACAAAACAAGTCGGCTATCGTCCTGTCGTCGCGAATTCGCTGCCCAGCGGCTATACGGTCGAATCGATTCAATTACTGAAGATGCCTTGCTGTGAATGCGTCAAGACAATTTGCACCAGTGATTCTGGAGACCCTTTTGTCGTGTTTGAACATGATGCTGAACAAGCGATTTGGTTCGGTCATCGGGAAAAACGACAGTGCGACTGTGGTGGAAAACCGACGACGGTCATGGAGTTCGATCAGCAAATTGCTGCCACATGGCGAGTCGGTAAGCGGTCGGTTTCGGTCGTCGGCCTCAAAGATGTGCAGGAGGTCGAAAAGCTAATGCCCTATCTTGGGCGCGATCCATCCGCTGGTTAG
- a CDS encoding RNA polymerase sigma factor, giving the protein MPFKQLMATSQLHLDISACQRGDREAQRLLFEEYNQRVFRLAGKIVGKCDAADLTQQIFLKVFQKISQFEHQSQFQTWLYRLATNECLQHLRSRARNREFSADVDVAAKTSDSTMGLDDCELLEMAMNRLDPDLRMIFQLREIEMLNYAELAEVLQISEGTVGSRLNRARKLLREHLIDLGWES; this is encoded by the coding sequence GTGCCGTTCAAACAACTCATGGCGACTTCACAACTCCATCTCGACATTTCCGCTTGTCAGCGTGGTGACCGTGAAGCACAACGCCTCTTGTTTGAAGAGTACAACCAGCGAGTTTTCCGACTGGCAGGGAAGATTGTCGGAAAATGTGATGCTGCTGATTTGACTCAACAAATTTTCCTCAAAGTCTTTCAGAAAATTTCACAATTTGAACATCAATCACAATTTCAGACATGGTTGTATCGTTTGGCCACCAATGAGTGCTTACAGCATCTCAGATCGCGTGCACGCAATCGAGAATTTTCTGCGGATGTCGATGTCGCAGCAAAGACCTCCGATAGCACGATGGGATTAGATGACTGCGAATTGCTTGAAATGGCAATGAATCGGCTGGATCCAGACTTGCGCATGATTTTTCAGCTCCGCGAGATTGAGATGCTCAATTATGCCGAGCTTGCTGAAGTACTTCAGATATCAGAAGGGACAGTCGGATCACGACTCAACCGCGCGAGAAAGTTATTGCGAGAGCATCTTATAGATCTAGGTTGGGAAAGCTGA